A window of the Blastopirellula sediminis genome harbors these coding sequences:
- a CDS encoding sigma-70 family RNA polymerase sigma factor, which translates to MESTSATERQIDEILATASQRPAVAYEMVLARSLVRLQGLTKSMMQAYPQLARWEQTDDVFQEASIRLYRSLKAVKPQSARHFFNLANLQIRRTLIDLARKHLGPLSMAANHASNFALDELPDQGDIDAPVTLAQWAEFHEAVDKLPDELGETFSLIWYSDVTHVEAAKLLGVSQKTVQRRYLHARVLLADLAPDLFLSSES; encoded by the coding sequence GTGGAATCGACATCAGCGACAGAGCGTCAGATTGACGAAATCCTGGCGACCGCGAGCCAGCGACCGGCCGTCGCCTACGAGATGGTCCTGGCCCGTTCGCTCGTCCGTTTGCAAGGTCTGACTAAGTCAATGATGCAGGCCTATCCCCAATTGGCTCGCTGGGAGCAGACCGACGACGTCTTTCAGGAGGCGTCGATTCGACTCTATCGCAGTTTGAAAGCGGTGAAGCCGCAATCGGCTCGCCACTTTTTCAATCTGGCGAATCTGCAAATCCGGCGAACGCTGATCGACTTGGCGCGGAAGCATCTCGGTCCCCTCTCGATGGCGGCCAATCATGCGTCGAACTTCGCCCTGGATGAGTTGCCCGATCAAGGCGACATTGACGCGCCCGTGACGCTCGCTCAGTGGGCCGAGTTTCACGAAGCGGTCGACAAGTTGCCGGATGAATTGGGAGAGACGTTTTCGCTGATCTGGTATTCGGACGTGACGCACGTCGAGGCCGCAAAGCTGTTGGGCGTTTCGCAAAAGACGGTCCAGCGCCGCTATCTGCATGCTCGGGTGTTACTTGCCGATTTGGCGCCTGACCTCTTCCTATCGTCGGAGTCCTAG
- a CDS encoding PDZ domain-containing protein — protein MRARITILSLLLLALGVLRGLDAAEPKTLLCSKAASDGDFVTLPVEIGDERFVFVVDTGCVTSLFDKSLEAKLTVHDEAILPKEVLPGRFSVQFRPPAMNVLGTEEGSLPFPAESSLVRCIDLSDVSEACDQPIAGILGMDFLSRYVLQLNLSEGEIRLLENVSFTGVEHDAVVDLVMYTRRPFAVVWAGDIPFPALVDTGAIGATLYLTPKHYEYLRERERLLLLPLKHLVDGETQIHGEEPALIPVFQLGPFKHYGVQANGDDDLALLGLPYFLRYKATFDFSGRRLYLQKSPHFEMVDESFHSGIYLRVEEAVERRAFVEVICSGTYADKNGVQIGDRLLSINDVSIAKMSQCHITRRLSQRRFGDCRLELERDGEKFVVTLPKVGDQTPPKMEEEGEEETPADGQ, from the coding sequence ATGCGGGCGCGAATCACGATTCTGTCTCTGTTGCTCCTCGCATTGGGCGTCTTGCGCGGTCTGGATGCGGCCGAACCGAAGACCCTCCTCTGCTCCAAAGCGGCCAGCGACGGCGACTTCGTCACGCTGCCGGTCGAGATCGGCGATGAGCGGTTCGTCTTTGTCGTCGACACGGGGTGCGTCACTTCGCTCTTTGACAAAAGCCTGGAAGCGAAGCTGACCGTCCATGACGAAGCGATCCTTCCCAAAGAAGTTCTTCCCGGCCGTTTCTCGGTCCAGTTTCGCCCGCCGGCAATGAATGTATTGGGAACCGAGGAAGGCTCGCTGCCGTTTCCGGCCGAATCGTCGCTCGTTCGCTGCATCGATCTTTCGGACGTGAGCGAGGCTTGCGATCAGCCCATTGCCGGCATCCTGGGGATGGATTTCCTGAGCCGATATGTGTTGCAGCTCAACCTGTCGGAAGGCGAGATCCGCTTGCTCGAAAATGTGAGTTTCACGGGAGTCGAACATGACGCGGTCGTCGACCTGGTCATGTACACGAGGCGACCATTTGCCGTCGTCTGGGCCGGCGACATTCCCTTTCCGGCGCTGGTCGATACCGGAGCGATCGGCGCAACGCTTTATCTCACTCCGAAGCACTACGAGTACTTAAGGGAGCGAGAACGCTTGTTGCTGTTGCCCCTTAAACATCTGGTCGACGGCGAAACGCAAATTCATGGTGAGGAACCTGCCTTGATTCCGGTCTTCCAGCTTGGGCCGTTTAAACACTACGGCGTGCAGGCCAATGGCGATGATGATTTAGCGCTGTTGGGGCTTCCTTATTTCCTCCGCTACAAGGCGACCTTCGACTTTTCAGGGCGGCGACTCTACCTGCAAAAGAGCCCGCACTTTGAAATGGTCGACGAATCGTTTCACTCCGGCATTTATCTCCGCGTGGAGGAAGCGGTCGAACGAAGGGCCTTCGTCGAAGTGATCTGCAGCGGAACCTACGCCGACAAAAACGGGGTCCAAATCGGCGACCGATTGTTGTCGATCAACGACGTCAGCATCGCCAAGATGTCGCAGTGCCACATCACCCGCCGACTCTCCCAACGCCGCTTCGGCGACTGCCGATTGGAACTAGAACGCGACGGCGAAAAGTTTGTCGTCACGCTTCCAAAAGTCGGCGACCAAACGCCGCCAAAGATGGAAGAAGAGGGCGAAGAAGAAACGCCCGCCGATGGCCAGTAG
- the metE gene encoding 5-methyltetrahydropteroyltriglutamate--homocysteine S-methyltransferase — MLSANLGFPRIGKDRELKKAVESYWSGATSEAQLLEVAAHLRAEHWRLQLAAGIDSIPSNDFSLYDQMLDMSVALGVIPPRFATLDVTHLQRYFLMARGQAPGVQLPHEIKALEMTKWFDTNYHYLTPEFEPNQTFTPDATKPLAELREAQALGIATRPVVIGPVTYLSLGKLRSATGDRLDLLDALLPAYVELLRQISTAGATWVQIDEPILATDLSDKQRESLVAAYRTIAAELPQLNVMLATYFGPLAENLSLAANLSTAGLHVDLVRGKEDAASLVDVIPAGKVVSLGLVEGRNIWRTNAIAALAFAQPLVDQLGADRVQIAPSCSLLHAPVDLDAETDLDDELKSWLAFGKQKLAEVKLIATAILGPDDATRAALEANRQAMISRQTSERVISPQVQGRVAFVDEHMQRRRSSFPQRRSVQQASLGLPAFPTTTIGSFPQTAEIRQARAKRRKGELSHETYVATMQAQIREVIAFQEEVGLDLLVHGEPERNDMVEYFGESLAGFAITRNGWVQSYGSRCVKPPIIYGDVSRPRPMTVEWIEFAQSCSTKPVKGMLTGPVTILCWSFVRDDQPRSETARQIALAIRDEVEDLEKAGVRVIQIDEPALREGLPLRKRDWNAYLEWAGDSFRLASSVVADETQIHTHMCYCEFNDIIEAIAGLDADVISIETSRSDMELLDAFVDFRYPNEIGPGVFDIHSPQAPTSESMFRLLTKAAEVLNPSQIWVNPDCGLKTRKWEEVRPALTNMVKAAEAARQSLAT, encoded by the coding sequence ATGCTATCCGCCAATTTAGGTTTTCCTCGTATCGGTAAAGACCGCGAACTGAAAAAAGCGGTCGAGTCGTATTGGTCCGGCGCCACGTCGGAAGCACAACTTTTGGAAGTCGCCGCTCACCTGCGGGCCGAACACTGGCGGCTGCAACTCGCGGCCGGCATCGACTCGATCCCCAGCAACGATTTTTCCCTCTATGACCAGATGCTCGACATGTCGGTCGCCCTCGGCGTCATCCCGCCGCGGTTTGCGACACTCGATGTCACGCATCTTCAGCGCTATTTCCTGATGGCCCGCGGTCAGGCGCCCGGCGTGCAACTGCCGCACGAGATCAAAGCGCTCGAGATGACCAAGTGGTTCGACACCAACTATCACTACCTGACGCCGGAGTTTGAACCGAACCAAACCTTCACGCCCGATGCGACGAAACCGCTCGCCGAACTGCGCGAAGCGCAAGCTCTCGGCATCGCTACCCGGCCGGTCGTGATCGGCCCGGTCACCTACCTTTCGCTCGGCAAGCTGCGCAGTGCGACCGGCGATCGACTTGATCTGCTCGACGCGCTGCTGCCTGCCTATGTCGAACTGCTGCGGCAGATCTCGACCGCCGGGGCGACTTGGGTGCAGATCGACGAACCGATCCTCGCGACCGATTTGAGCGACAAACAGCGCGAGTCGCTGGTCGCCGCCTATCGCACGATCGCCGCTGAACTGCCGCAGTTGAACGTGATGCTGGCGACCTACTTTGGTCCGCTGGCCGAGAATCTGTCGCTGGCGGCCAACCTGTCGACCGCCGGTCTGCATGTTGATCTCGTCCGCGGCAAGGAAGACGCGGCCTCCTTGGTCGACGTCATTCCCGCCGGCAAAGTCGTCTCTCTTGGCCTGGTCGAAGGACGGAACATCTGGAGAACCAACGCCATCGCGGCGCTTGCCTTCGCGCAACCGTTGGTCGACCAGTTGGGCGCCGATCGGGTGCAGATCGCGCCGAGCTGCTCGCTGTTGCATGCCCCGGTCGATCTCGACGCCGAAACCGACCTCGACGACGAACTGAAAAGTTGGCTCGCGTTCGGCAAGCAAAAGCTGGCCGAAGTGAAGTTGATCGCCACCGCGATTCTTGGGCCCGATGACGCTACTCGGGCAGCGCTCGAAGCGAATCGCCAGGCGATGATCAGCCGTCAAACCTCCGAGCGGGTCATTTCGCCCCAAGTGCAAGGTCGCGTCGCCTTCGTTGACGAACATATGCAGCGCCGCCGCAGTTCCTTCCCGCAGCGCCGGTCGGTGCAACAAGCGTCGCTCGGCTTGCCGGCGTTTCCGACCACCACGATCGGATCGTTTCCGCAGACGGCCGAGATTCGCCAGGCCCGAGCGAAACGCCGCAAGGGTGAACTCTCGCACGAGACGTACGTCGCCACGATGCAGGCCCAAATTCGCGAAGTGATCGCGTTTCAGGAAGAAGTCGGGCTCGACTTGCTGGTGCACGGCGAACCGGAGCGGAACGATATGGTCGAATATTTCGGCGAGTCGCTCGCCGGTTTCGCGATCACCCGCAACGGCTGGGTGCAAAGTTACGGCAGTCGCTGCGTGAAGCCGCCGATCATTTACGGCGACGTTTCTCGCCCGCGGCCGATGACGGTCGAGTGGATCGAATTTGCGCAGTCCTGCTCCACGAAGCCGGTCAAAGGGATGCTGACCGGACCGGTGACGATCCTCTGCTGGTCGTTCGTCCGCGACGATCAACCGCGGAGCGAAACTGCCCGGCAAATCGCCCTGGCGATTCGAGACGAAGTGGAAGACCTCGAAAAGGCTGGCGTCCGCGTCATTCAAATTGACGAACCAGCCCTGCGCGAAGGTTTGCCGCTCCGTAAACGGGACTGGAACGCCTATCTCGAATGGGCCGGCGACAGCTTCCGTTTGGCGAGCAGCGTCGTCGCCGACGAAACGCAGATTCACACTCACATGTGCTACTGCGAATTCAACGACATCATCGAAGCGATCGCCGGACTCGACGCCGACGTCATTTCGATCGAAACGTCGCGCAGCGACATGGAACTGCTCGACGCGTTCGTCGACTTCCGCTACCCGAACGAAATCGGACCGGGCGTCTTCGACATCCATTCGCCGCAAGCGCCGACGTCGGAATCAATGTTCCGTCTGTTAACGAAGGCGGCGGAAGTCTTGAATCCCTCGCAAATCTGGGTGAACCCGGACTGCGGCCTCAAAACCCGCAAATGGGAGGAAGTGCGACCGGCGCTAACCAACATGGTGAAAGCAGCCGAAGCGGCGCGCCAAAGTTTGGCTACCTGA
- a CDS encoding polysaccharide pyruvyl transferase family protein — MVDGVAANVGDRLIYAATRQLLDHFKVDWHIHDPYEPSDDDLLLLFGGGNLGSGYHAEVKRRQAAIAQRKPTIILPQSAYGQEAVCEAIVYLREPSGKRFFPEARLAPDMALAYLHAPFVPNRAGAFFLRQDSEGRFRTADWQSRSVGDPIQFARSPEDYVGLAGSYEYIVTDRLHFAIAAMMNGVPTTLIPNRTPKNRGMWETWLGDLGCRWAESPSHTEFW, encoded by the coding sequence TTGGTCGATGGAGTTGCAGCGAATGTCGGCGACCGCCTGATCTACGCGGCGACCCGACAATTGCTCGACCATTTCAAAGTCGATTGGCATATTCATGATCCCTATGAACCAAGCGACGACGACTTACTCTTGCTGTTCGGCGGAGGCAACCTGGGAAGCGGATATCACGCGGAAGTAAAGCGACGACAGGCCGCAATCGCACAAAGGAAGCCGACGATCATACTTCCTCAATCGGCCTACGGGCAGGAAGCGGTTTGCGAGGCGATCGTCTATCTTCGAGAACCAAGCGGCAAACGATTCTTTCCAGAAGCGAGACTTGCCCCTGACATGGCCTTGGCGTATCTGCATGCGCCATTCGTCCCCAATCGAGCCGGCGCCTTTTTTCTGCGCCAGGATAGCGAAGGCCGATTTCGCACAGCCGATTGGCAAAGTCGCAGCGTCGGGGATCCGATTCAGTTCGCCCGCAGCCCCGAAGATTATGTTGGACTGGCAGGAAGTTACGAGTACATTGTCACGGACCGACTTCATTTTGCGATTGCCGCGATGATGAATGGCGTTCCCACGACGTTAATTCCCAATCGCACGCCTAAGAATCGCGGAATGTGGGAAACCTGGCTTGGCGACTTGGGCTGCCGATGGGCGGAATCGCCAAGTCATACCGAGTTCTGGTAG
- a CDS encoding glycosyltransferase, which yields MRATFREIPLDAYQAPVKTSPSIPHIQNPPTFGHILRNKGYRDVEELGAMTEAWRQLFDFIRPDLLLFDHAPTALLAARGLNVPQATIGTGFFCPPDESPLANMSSIRDMPLAQREKDEFELVQTINAVLAEHRQPELSHLGRLFHDVDDNLFCTFQELDHYPQRVAATYYGCWSADLPREEFTNWPTGTGKRIFAYLKPMKGLGELIRWLYGQKHPTILVGDRIDFTPYREWGGGSVRFVTRPLQLERIRQEADVAIMNGNHGAACEFLLAGVPTLQLPITYEQGILTRRILETGAAMFASPENGRQMIGQLSSLLASDEKRNRAKAFAAKYRQFSPEIGIERLCSRLSEMLG from the coding sequence GTGCGCGCGACATTTCGCGAGATTCCGCTCGACGCTTACCAGGCCCCGGTCAAGACATCCCCCTCGATTCCGCACATCCAGAACCCGCCGACCTTCGGGCATATTCTGCGGAACAAAGGCTATCGCGACGTGGAGGAACTTGGGGCAATGACCGAGGCTTGGCGTCAACTCTTTGATTTCATTCGCCCCGACCTGCTGTTATTCGATCACGCGCCGACGGCGCTACTTGCGGCTCGCGGACTTAACGTTCCCCAGGCGACGATCGGAACAGGCTTCTTCTGTCCGCCTGACGAATCCCCCTTAGCCAACATGTCGTCGATTCGTGATATGCCGCTGGCGCAGCGCGAAAAAGACGAGTTTGAACTAGTGCAGACGATCAATGCCGTTTTGGCCGAACATCGACAGCCGGAACTATCGCACCTCGGCCGTCTCTTTCACGACGTCGACGACAACCTCTTTTGTACGTTCCAAGAACTTGATCACTATCCGCAGCGCGTCGCAGCGACATATTACGGTTGCTGGTCAGCTGACTTGCCGCGCGAAGAATTCACCAACTGGCCGACGGGAACGGGTAAGAGGATCTTCGCTTATTTGAAGCCGATGAAGGGGCTCGGTGAACTCATTCGCTGGCTCTATGGGCAGAAACATCCGACCATTCTCGTCGGCGATCGGATCGACTTCACGCCCTACCGTGAATGGGGCGGCGGCAGCGTTCGATTCGTCACGCGTCCACTGCAACTGGAGCGGATCCGCCAAGAGGCGGACGTCGCCATTATGAACGGAAATCATGGCGCCGCTTGCGAATTCCTACTTGCCGGCGTTCCAACTTTGCAGCTGCCGATTACCTATGAACAAGGCATTCTCACGCGACGAATCCTGGAAACAGGCGCCGCGATGTTCGCGTCGCCGGAAAATGGGCGTCAAATGATCGGCCAACTCAGTTCGTTGCTTGCAAGTGACGAAAAACGGAACCGCGCGAAAGCGTTCGCCGCCAAATATCGCCAATTCTCACCTGAAATCGGTATCGAACGACTTTGCTCACGGTTGAGTGAAATGCTCGGCTGA